The following DNA comes from Rosa rugosa chromosome 5, drRosRugo1.1, whole genome shotgun sequence.
caattcctccaactgaaaatctttcaattggctTTTCaactatgctttctctcacagctatTCTCCAAGGTTTAGGGAGTTTTCTGTgtaacaggttgactagatcagtattctctagtccGCCTATTGTACAGTAGTATTCCTGAAATTCATTCaaatattcttcaaaatatctcatgtcacagattttgagagcatagatatttgatttagCCGCTTCTTTGGCTTTTCACTCAAATTTGAGAGATTTCCACAGAATTGATCGTACAAGGTGGTTTCATATGgtgatttcaaattttttatttcttctagcCACTCTCTTCGCAGTCTCTTTGAAAGACAAATAGTATTTCTTGGCTACTCCAGTGAGGATGGTTTCATAATACATCTGaagatctggtgcttcaaactttccaagggtaagagcagaaTTCATCATGAAgctatctacccattggtcaatagcttttcttttatctagagctttgtctagatttagtCATATACCATAGTTTGTGATTGGCAATCTAGGCatattgtcctctgggacaaatctttaagaatttctttcttcttttttacctgtaggggctttctgtacagggagtttcagttttcccttttctctgatgatgaaagttttggaattgGAACTTTCTGCATCTTCCATTTCTATATCTTGATAAAGAAGGATTTTTTTTACCTTTCTTACtttgaaaattttaatttcttcgattagttgttCTAATCGTTCAATATTTTCACaggattctgcttcatcatagagtTCATAGAGATTTTTTctctaagcatatttactggtctatttagatcagcttctagttcttcttcagtaatGGGATATGTTGGTTCTTCTACAACAAATTTGGTGTCACTAGTACTTGCTTCTCTAATACTGTTGCATCttctgaagtttttgtttatcctgatattcacaGGACCGacgtcactttttctgtgatcatcaaattttagactgatatccccagtctttctactttcataaattgcAGCTTTTGTACTTTCTGGTGGTTTCtttggaccagataatttcaattcgataggaaaagttacttcattccaagtaaccttgtgaatttattgtgaatggttcttttggctggtgaggaatccagtagtaagacctgggatatttgatatccttgtctttggttcTACTGTGGCACTCATCaatttatagtatattctgtatactattgtaagttcttgcatattttctttcattgatATACCATCtctcttgactctcagtcttagacagtggGCTGcgtctttcaagctggttgagaaatttgggaaacagttgaaatatgccacttgattgcataaggatgcttcaagtgttcccaatagactagcttgaaaatcggttagtctattgtcttgtaagacacagagaactgaacagtttatgccttctcgggcaagaagttctatgcctacttggactgctccaatatgcataaattgataattttttgcctTTGCTCTGACAACTTCTTGaggagtgatcatcaagagatctGTTTTTCCTGTTGTGGAAGGAGTtgtaaattccaataatttgaaatgatggctgccCATCAATTCAAACTTTCCTAGCTCTTTTAtaaatttgtttgaaatctaattttggaattgcggagttttttacctcctgttctatttcattgtattcgaattcttctgcatttaggagttgtactcctttcttttttgcaaagatgctcatcattttgacattTCTTGCTACCAAGTGTTTTGGCTTTTCATATTTGATACTAGTCAGACTAGTAGAAGGTTCTAGAAAAACCATGTTTGGAACAAGATTCTTGTCAggtttttctaatggtttgaattcattagctttctttgattTTACTGGAGGCTTTTTCTtatccttcagtatatttttcatagaatccagcatttcttgttgttcattgatttttctactaacacttgttagctgttcttcttcccttttaggaagttctttgatataatcgaTTTTGtactccaatttttctaattgggagTTTATATTTGgtattttttctagatgatcttgacatctagataCTTCTTGTATCAGgttctgatgtttctcatcagaagattttcgtagagaattcaacttctctaatattaattcagacattgtccccattggggattccttttgagctttttcagcaagctctgataccagtgatttgcggatttAACCAAtactcaaataatcaagagttTTTGTTCCTCTTAGAGAGGATATTCGAGATCTCCGATAGTTTTCTCAACTTCGTAAATTCTTTTTTGAACTATGAAGATAATATCCCAATAAtcgggagtttctcttttaagcCTTGACCTGTAATCTTTTAACTTTatcaacttttctttttcttcagctAACTATTTACTAGTTATTTTGCAAATAGAAATTAATTCTAATCTGGAGATGATCAaaattatgaatagtgaaaattaactgtttacctttgaataTAGAGGATGAATTCTAACTGTAAATATTATCTAAACAAATAATttcaagatgggcccaccacgtttcatcaaaaggGAAGAAAAATTACTATTCATAGTAATAGTAAAATTGCAAAGgttggagagaaaaaaaaggggTACTAATGGTATAAAAGTAGGTAATATGGGtaggtgaaaagaaaaagggaaaaattTTGCGTGAAAGGGAAtaaaaataagttttttttttttttgaaataatatcatgtcgatatattaatactcaggtcagaaaggaccattacatatccccCCCCTCTACCATatatgggtagataaagagtttgtggtaaaccacaacgatacatagattagatccgatcatttgacggtactcatgctcacttattcaagaaagcctagAAAACTATGTAACCTAAGACAAGTTACTAggccaaataaaagaaaaagtttaaattttctccttgcccttaacactagggctaggaggttttcTTGGACAAGGCACACTTAGCACTTCTTCAGATGGTATTGTCTTGGTCTTTGGGGGATTCTTGTTCTTGGACCCCAAAGGACGACCCATCTTCTTCTTACCATCAGTCTTTGCAGCATGCCCTCCATCCCTGGGCATCATGACCTCCGCTGGCACTAGCATACCGCTAGGAGTCTCAACTAAACCAAGTGATTTGGTAGTGAATGGAAGAGCAGGAATCTTTTCCTTCTTCATGGGTGCAGTATTGCCGTTAGACTCATCCATCATAAACTTGATTTTCTTTGGGGAGCAGAATGGTAAGGGAGGGCAGCTTCGCTTCAAAGGTTCCATGGGCTGCTCGTCAACCGGGATCAATGCCAGGGTTTGGTCAGTGCTAGTTGCATCCTGCATCTGTGCATTCTGGATAAGGACCGGTTTGTGCTGCTTCATGATGTCTTTGCTGCCAAATAGATCCCGAGCAATAGAGGGTAAAATAGGGGTCTGCACTCCCTTAAAGCGAAAAACTCCATTATTGAAAATATCTGCAAAGTTTCGAAAAGGACTACGCAGTCCAATTCTTTTACCGCTTGTGTCAGCGGCCAGTTGCTGCTGCTCCGGTATGTCAGTCATCTTGCAGGTTCCATCCACATGATAGATCAAGTGATAGGCTTTGCACTTAACAACCAggttcttgaaaaaaaaaaaagagatttcTTCCACCACATTTggtgccatttttttttttttttcagaaaaaagGGCTTAGAGATATCATGAGAGAATTTTACCTGGATCTTGCCAATTCTGTCAAAAAGCTTCGTGTCCATGTATTGAAACTTTCCCGCAACAAAGGCTACCTAAGGCTCGATTGAAGTAccatgccccccccccccccacaacaCTTTGTTTGAACCCCTTTTAAGATCGAATGCAAACACAAAACGCCATTGTGTACGTTCCTGGACTTTGAATCTGCTATCAAGAACTCAAATCCTTCGAAAGTGTTTGTGCAGATCCGTGGCAACAACCGGTTTGGTCGTCAGCGGTCGAGCAAGCAGAAAAGCCTGGGAGTTTCGAGGCGCTGCAGCATTTCCCATAAGTGAGACGTCGATGACGTCGCCTCCGGCCAAAGCCAGCGAAGCGGCAAAGCTCGCTGTGACATCATCAATGCCGGAGGAGGTTGTCATGGTGGAGGAGGAGCAACAAGATTGACGAAGGCGTCGTTCTATGGTTAGGGTTTGTGAGTGGGAATATGACGCTCCTAGAtccgaaaaaagaaaatttttctgCAAATGATGTTGCTCATAGAATAGCACATCTACTAGTTTCTcttttgggaaaaaaaataagttggtggGGTGTATGGGAAGTATATTGGTGGATTAGGGGTGTATGGGCATTTCTCCAATCATAATTCTATTGTGCCATATACGGATGATCCAACAGTGTTGAGATTCTCTGCAATAAACAGTGAAAATATTACTTATGACTTTCACATTATTGGATTTTCGTGTCATACACTATGGCAAAATTTAGACTTTCaaataggcctcatcatttagcctgCGGATCAAATGAGCTGATGGAGGCCAGCAAGCCCAACGGGTAAATGCCCGGCCTGATGGGTAGAGAGTCGGGTTTGGTGTAGGGGTTTGAGGCTCGGCCCGGCCCATAGGTCCAGCCAGCGAaaggcccgtaaaagcccggcCTGTAAGCCCCGCAAATTAAATACTATACTATGTGTAGTTAattatatatactatatatgtatataaattatatattatatacacacacacatacacacacagatatatatatatatattatatataatacagggcccttctagtaaGAGAttcatttttttgatattttctAGGGATTAGGGCATTAGGACCAActttttcgatcatatttttgcatctcaaccgttcagtttttatgtcctaatgtgtagattactcctgcaaattttcagttaaAATTGATTATctttaaggcattcaaaatggcgatttaagattataagtatgaacagtTCAAGtttggacagatttggttcgtccgttgatttaatctagtttgataccttaacgatcaccgatttggctgaaaatttgccaaaaatgatctacacattaggacctaaaagctGAAAATGCcgaaatatgatcgaaaagttggtctaacgCCCTAATCcctagaaaaaacaaaaaaaaaaatagatcccttagtggaaggggccctatatatatagacacacacacacacacacactaaggaggtccttaacttagcttaaggaacagattttccatattttgaccactttgatcacacattcacatcttaaccgttcgtgtaaattgcagttttggatgccttaacgatcatcaatttgactgaaaatttgcaaaaagtGATctactcttatatatatatatctaaaaactgaacggttaagatgtgaatatgctattgaaaagtggtcaaaatatggaaatccattccttaagctaagttaaggaCCTCCTTGGCATAGAAggtctatgtgtgtgtgtgtattcctTCTCTACTAAGGAGGTCCttagatattaatatctaaGGATTTAGTTGATAGATTCCACTTTTCGATCGGNNNNNNNNNNNNNNNNNNNNNNNNNNNNNNNNNNNNNNNNNNNNNNNNNNNNNNNNNNNNNNNNNNNNNNNNNNNNNNNNNNNNNNNNNNNNNNNNNNNNNNNNNNNNNNNNNNNNNNNNNNNNNNNNNNNNNNNNNNNNNNNNNNNNNNNNNNNNNNNNNNNNNNNNNNNNNNNNNNNNNNNNNNNNNNNNNNNNNNNNGGGCATTGAAGCTTGTTGGAGATACTACAATTGCTTACTCTTTTGAATGCAACCAAGTAGAGTCATTCTACATAATGCAACCAAGTAGAGTCATTCTACATAATCCATTCATTGCACACGTGTACAATGACATTGCCTTTCCGGTTTGATTTATCATGATACATTAATTGCCAGCAATCTTGTTTCTTACTTTCAAAAAAACTTGAGGGAATGAGGGAATCGGATGAACaaatgttttctttgttttgatgaTGAACAGAAATACATAATTTGAAACAAGGAAAACTGCATATGCATGAACAACTCAAATCCATCTTATGCTTCTTTTAGTTCCTTTATCCCAAGTTAACTTGAGACCATGAAAGAGACCCAAGAGTTTAACTAACAAAACACCCTTACCTAAATCAGCTGCAGAATCAGTTCCAACTTCCATTTTGATCATGGATTAGTCCCCCACCACCGTTAATGAAGTTTTCATCAATCTTCTTCCTGCAACCATCCATCCCATGCCAGTTCAACTAATGAAGTTTTCATCTACACTAATATATAGTTTTTGTCCTTGATCATGGTCTATAAACATATGTTGATTGTTTTAACAAACAGAATTACAAAATAGGCAGCCACATTAGAAGAGAAGCTCGATCATTTTATATATCCTAGTTCATAGCCTATCCAATTAGACCACCAGTTAACAGTAAGGATCAAAAATCCCGTTCGAATGTATGGGCACAAGTGACTTTTTTTCCCCTTGATATATCAGACAATATGGACATCTGTGAGGAATGTGAAACTTATATCGTTAAGCAAATATAGGACATTTAGTTTCTATCTATCTAAAGATTAAAGAGTTTACGCAGCAGCAGCATTTCTGTTTTGATTGAAACAGTACGCAGGTGCTTGAGTAACTGAATCCGGCAAGACTGCACCAACCTCAAATGTCATGACGTGACTAGTTATTCCTGCAGAGTCATTACATTTACTGTCAGTTCTTGAAAATAGACCAATGTATAGCTATAGCCCTCCTTTCAGGCCTATTTAATTTACATAAGGGGAGGTCATACAAATAGGAGAGAATACAAGTGCAACTTCACTCTCCACCTTGCAAATTCCAAACTCAGAAACTATCAACCAAAGCATTAGACAATTTACTAGACTCTGAATTTTTGACTAATGAACCGACAACGAAGATATCCTATCCATTAcgagaaaaaataaaatcatgGCCCTCACTCCATATAGAAATGCTAATCCAAAaacagtttaatttaaaaaaaaaaaaaaaattaagcgaataaaattataaacaaaattgataGCGAATCAAGATGACAGACATACCATCATAGAAATCCCAACGAACTGGCCTCTTAGTCTGAACATCCTCATAGTACCAAATGAAATCCACCTTCTCCCACACATTGCAGAGAAACCCATCAGTGACCTCAGTCCCAAGGTAGTTTGCTCCATCAAGAAAATCAGGCCGAGGAATACCCACTTCAAACGCCATAACATGGCAATGTCCTCCCTCACCCAAGGTGTAGTAGTTTCAGAATAAGGTGGAGATGTGTATATCGCCTCGCGGCAGAGCCACCGGCCCAGAAGTTCGCTATCCGTAGGAAGCGGTGAGATGTCCGGCCGACGAAAGTGTGGGAAGTAGACTTGCACCCAGAAGTCGAGGACCCAGAAGGGGCCAAAAATTCCAGTCTCGAATGGATACATCATGGCCTGATATAGAGTGCGATAAAGCACACCTAGTACCTGTTGGCCTAAGCCTacgcggcggccgttgtagagggctgTGGCAAGAGAAGTCCAGGGACCAGTGGGCTTGTTAGAGGAGGTACAGAAAATGAACTTGCAGAGCCAGTACTCCAGAAAAGCAATACCACCAGTCGCGTTGTGCTCTTTGCGATAATGGGTTAGCCACCGCGAGTAAGAGCCGCTGTAAGAGCCGCGGCCAGTCTGATTCATTGACGAAGGGAATCTAATGGAGTCAAATTGACCATGTACGTAAGGCTCGCCGTCGATGGGTAGACTGGTGATGGTGAGGATGTCTAGTAAGGTGATACTCATCTGGCCGAATCGGAAGTCGAAGGCGTTGCTggcggtgttccagaagcaaagaataGCGGCCAGCGGTGAGCGATTGCCACCGCGTGGGAGACgaaagcatagatcgatggtgtGGGCCACAGCATCCCAACGAGCCACATCTCGTGCTCGCGGTTCGTGATACCAGGCAAGCTCCGCCGCGCTGATGGTGGGCCAAAACCCTATTTTGGCTCTGTGCAGATGTACACCCCAACTGCTGAAATCTCCGGGGGTTCTGAGGAGGATGGGAATGGGCCGTCGAATAGGTAGACCGTAAAGGACGAGAGCGTCCTCCAGAATGACATCTCGCAGAGCGGGACCTAGTCCGGCTTGATGGTTGGGAAGTCTAAGTAGTAGAGGTCTCTGGACTGTGGTGTGGATGAAACAACGGGCATCGATGCTGGTTCCTTAGGTGTGAGCAACATTCTCATTGATCTCCTCCTCTTGATCAATGATGACCTTCTTCGgtggagccatttctgggtttttgttgaaGAGGGGATGTTGAAGAAAGGGATATTCTCTGGGTTTAAGGGACTTAAGGAGTTTTTGATGTGACAGGACGGAAGTGGCGACAAGATTTAAATAGaggattttgtgagggaaacgatgcgacgaaaagacgtttAGCAATGAACAGACGCAATCCCTCATTTATGACCTCGTTTCCAGTGAGAAGATGCGACACTGAAGGCctcttcaatcagttacattttcgcGGGCCTGATctcgaggcctggggggcaatgtttgagcccaaaagtatttttggcaagatccctttAGAGGATTCAGCTTGGCGGGCCGATACCGGCGGCCCAAAGTTaagtctacttgggtttgggttacagcttcacccatttcAAAATCAacaaggaaaacgagcccttgtTGGGatcaagtagcggagattgaataggaaacttcgaTCAATAATCTTTCTatggcaaggagcagtcgaaaatCTAacgtataaataccaggtttcaaggacaaacAAGACACAACTCTCAAACTAATCTCGACGATTATcaagcctctccggagcaaacctacccgcaacctagttgcaacccagcgaagcaagggtaacgccctcgcaacccagcgaagctaaagtcacgctttagcaaacctgtgctttctccaaacttcccagtaattgctctgcttagtctacaacactaagtatcgattcggtgacgcgaagagatcacaaccaaagcccttatccgtaaggcaagaagtcttTTCCCGGAAGGCAGGAAAAAGAGCCTTGtgacaaggttggtgctctcctcgtccacaacgcttgtaaagaagtcaggtcaagagaTTCCCCGACGACTACACTGAAAGGTGTTGGCTCGCCCGCTCACGCAAAAGAGAATGTTTGCATacagactggttttggagccaaacagaactTGCCGGAATTTCAAATGAGAGAGGACGAAGACAACCACAGGCTTCAGAGAGAAGTGAGTGATCTCCCCGAGGTCTTTTCTGCGCGGTCTTTTCTCGGTCGGGTTCCTCGAATGACCCGACCCATGTATTTAGGCCCAGCCTATTTAAAGACCGGGCCATTGACGGTTGGGTCGTTACTCATTAGTGAAGGTCTAAGACTTTGACTAGTAAAACAACATCCAATTCAtatccaaaaacaaaacaaaataacatcaaaaagaaaaaattatatgtTGTAAATAGTTATGGCTAATAtgatgtaaatagatggagTCATATAGctaatatcatgtaaatagatggagagtcaTATATGCCTTTCACTATAGATTAGTGATTGATAGGATTGTGAATAGGAGTAATGGACGTTGCTATTAAACGTTGCCTAATTGTATACATcatgtactcctatataaacccactcatggtgagatgaatataCACACTTTCTATTCTCTGCgtcatttctctcttctctcaaacTCCCTTACTTTtcattttacaacacgttatcagcacgaaaagCTCTAGGATTCAGATTGCGAGTTGCGGAGAAGAGgtggttcatcattcaatcaagaGAAGAGGCGAATAACTCCTGAGTTATTAgattggctgagaagacaaccttctttggattgtttgattggaaaagaaaagagaaaaaatttatGGACTGCAACTATATATCCCTAGTTCTTGGTCCAGTAGTACCAAATCACTAGTAGAGGCTATCGATCTACACCATATTAGTCTTAGATCAGTAGCACCAAATTCAACAAGAAAAAAATGGCAAGTTAGTATGTGTTAACAACATTTAATATTAATTCTGCCAGAAGCAGATTCCAGGCCATTTAATTGGCGATTGATCAATCCGTGTTTTAATCTTGATTGACTTTTATCCAAAATGATTACGATAGTAATTTATGCTCATTACCATAATCATTTAATAAtttattctttattatttcatcttaatgacgTATTTTGCGTTTATTACTATAATGATTTTGTGGTGTTACTTGCTCTATTTGCTCATATTAATTATGTGAATATTTTACTGGATTAAAATATTCCTTGCActagaatatatatgtgtagaatgcaggtacttaatgaaccagaagttcatacataaatattgaaccagaagttcgtacataaatattgaaccagaagttcacaaaTATCGAACCCGTAGTTTCGATAACATTGAAAGgttatgaatctttccaagtaggcgCATCCAATTCAATGCGATGTCTAGGTAAGATccaatgaggctgtgtacttaagagagcctcgctctaCCTAAAACTCATgctcttacctggtcgtatttaattggagttaccaaaagggtcGAGTAATAACATTTCATGTATATCGAATCTGTAATTTCGATAATGCCATATAAGGAACTTGAAGTTTCATCCATGAATTCACCATACATGTTTAATCctatttttcataccatgttatagaacctgaagttcttatTGATTGCTTGTGGAAATTATTACCCATAGCACTAACAATTATCCTTTGAATCCTTGTAGagaatgtcaaatctcaacaagcttgactttgttgctttggaagtTTCCGGAAGGAACTACCTCAAGTGGACCCAGGATGTCAAGCTCCATTtgactgcaaataagatgagatcaacGATTAATGTTGACAACATCGCCCCTGAAGATATGAAGGCAAGGGCTATGATTTTCatcaggaaacatatggagGAAGCACTCAAGGTGAAATATTTAGCTGAAGAGGACCCACGGTccctttgggtcgctctagaagagcgatTCAACCATCAGAGGACCATTTACTTGCCGGAAGCAAGGCACGACTGGCAGAACATACGTTTCCAGGATTTCAAGACTGTCAATGAGTATAACTTTGAAATCTGCCGGATTCGATCACTGACTTGAttcataaactctcgcaagcgtacgaatcattgtcaagtaaaggaaatattatgcccaaagttatcgtaccacggggattagtggctaatccacaatccttgggtaatcggaactaaagacacttagcaaacaaagaaaagaaaaagagaaaataaacaaaaatgctaatctaaggcaccaagccttagcaatgctcggctttggttttcaccaaagcctaatcaaaactaagagtctagtggtggatatgcacaaatgagtcgaaaattgtatgaagttttgaattgtgaattaactaaattaaacgcaaccgaaaagtaaactaaacaactaattaatttaactagaaaattaaatttgggttttcaaattaatgggaacatgggagtgtcagatgattcacactaactatcttgtaaacatcgatgtcaatttcacaaatgcatgcatttcctatatgtgtcgagtctcgtatctagtaccggttaaggctactaaaccaattatcctttcggtgtattgaGTATGCCagttaaggccacaatcaactctctaatttgggcattacgccggttaaggccgcaatatccaaaattagaggcctagagagcaagataatagagacccaagcaagcttagctacaattaagctagctaatggtcaccacacttaaatcctagatgccacaagattaataagttgtcaatttatcaatctattcatcacaattgcccacaacataatttcaaagggtgacaaagcctagaaacatgcttctaaggaccaataaattcggatttaaagcatacacaatggaaattgcatttatttcatttaaagcatcaatatttacacAAGATGAGTTAAGgtttcacaaccctaactcccaaaattgaactactcactatccatagtcaaatacatcatcaatagcaaataaaattatggaatagataataaggaagagaggggagagttagcttggtcacttctagctatgagctagtatgaaccaagtaatttcttcacccaactacccaaaatagaggtatggtgctcttgatgatgattctttgAAGGTTGAGTGAGAAATCCTCCAAATACccacaagaaaaataaagaaaataagagaaatggAAGGGAAGGAGGGAgatgagagcagcccaaagggctgccctgAATTGAGTGAATTCTGTGCGGCGCTGGAGGTTGGGTTCTCTTCAATAATTGTGGGTGGTCTGTTTATATATACGGATGGTTCTTTTTTAGGCACTACAAGAGCAGGTTTTGGGGGTGTGTTTAGAGATTCTGAGGGGCTTTTTCCTGGGGGCTTCTCATTTAATGCTACGGTGCCAAGTGCTATTGATGCTGAGGTTCTCGCGATTATTGAAGCAATTAATGTTGCTTTGGTCCGTCGCTGGACTCACATTTGGTTGGAAACGGACTCAATACTAGCAATACGATACTTCAAGAACCCTGGTTTAATACCATGGAGATTGCGTACCGCATGGTTGAATTGTTTACACAAGGTTAGTCAGATCACTTTCAGAATGACACATATCTTTAGAGAAGGGAATGCTTTAGCTGACAAATTTGCCCGTTATGGAGCCTCAAATGTTTGTGCAGTCTGGTGGAGAACCTTACCCTCTTCCTTTCTAGCAGAGTTTGGAAGAGACTTGTCTTCAAGAATTAATTATCGCTTTTCTTAGTTTATGTTTTCCCGTAGATTTATAGTTTGTCCTTTGTTCTTATCGGATTGTTTTCTTTGTACTGTTTATGTATTGCTCCTTTGCAAGTTTGGGTATGCCCGACTTGCTGCTTTGCGCCTCTTGGAAGTGGTTTTGGCCTAGTCCCCCCTTCCTATTGtacatttcttcttttttttaataaaatttcgaCTAAGGGCGATAAGTTAGTCCTTAGCTCgcttctataaaaaaaaaaaaaaaaaaaaaaaaaaaaaagtcgacGTCAGAGGATAAGCTAGCTTCAGGTgggaaaatgaccaaaatggGCACGTGGCTCGGTGTGGCCGTGTGGGCTTCTGAGGTGAGCATCATGATTAATTAAACATGGGCTGCACGTGTCAAGACTGGAGTGGCTGCATCTCATGTTTAATTAAACCATCACCCATAATTAACCTCTTGCTTGCATGCCGTCCATGGCTTCTACCAAAACTTGATTAATTAAGATAATTAATCAAGTgattaattaacttaattaattaagctgcatcatttatgtatttttttccttttctttctcttctttatgTAATTCCGCACACACTATAGGATGCAATTGGATTCCGCTCCTTTGATGGCATTGACCATGGTTTCGtctttttgtcggaaactccattttgctcaattttccactattttctctcaatttccgcaattccgcttatttcctacacaataaataaaattggatCAATTACATTATAACTAGCTAAAGGATtagcttatttatagtgttttagatacaattacatgcataaaaatgcgtgtaatcagtcACTCCTAAAATTCTGTAG
Coding sequences within:
- the LOC133708802 gene encoding uncharacterized protein At4g14100-like; protein product: MAFEVGIPRPDFLDGANYLGTEVTDGFLCNVWEKVDFIWYYEDVQTKRPVRWDFYDGITSHVMTFEVGAVLPDSVTQAPAYCFNQNRNAAAA
- the LOC133711624 gene encoding uncharacterized protein LOC133711624 translates to MSNLNKLDFVALEVSGRNYLKWTQDVKLHLTANKMRSTINVDNIAPEDMKARAMIFIRKHMEEALKVKYLAEEDPRSLWVALEERFNHQRTIYLPEARHDWQNIRFQDFKTVNEYNFEICRIRSLT